Proteins found in one Patagioenas fasciata isolate bPatFas1 chromosome 13, bPatFas1.hap1, whole genome shotgun sequence genomic segment:
- the NETO2 gene encoding neuropilin and tolloid-like protein 2 isoform X1 has protein sequence MALHKLCSVLEVLLVTILVVEGIAVAQKTQGGQNIGVNRIPPTQCDNWVRTSNGGHFASPNYPNMYPPNQECIYILEAAPRQRIELTFDEPYYIEPSFECRFDHLEVRDGPFGFSPLINRYCGLKSPALIRSTGRFMWIKFTSDEELEGKGFQAKYSFIPDPDFTYLGGILNPIPDCQFELSGADGIVRSSQVEQEEKTKPGQAVDCIWTIKATPNAKIYLRFLDYQMEHSNECKRNFVAVYDGSSSIENLKAKFCSTVANDVTLQTGTGVVRMWADEGSRLSRFRMLFTSFVDPPCSGNTYFCHSNMCINNSLVCNGIQNCAYPWDENHCREKKKTGLFEQITKTHGTIIGITSGIVLVLLIISILVQVKQPRKKVMACKTAFNKTGFQEVFDPPHYELFSLRDKEISADLADLSEELENYQKMRRPSTASRCIHDHHCGSQASNLKQSRTNLSSMDLPFRNDFAQPQPMKTFNSTFKKSSYTFKQAHDCPEQVIEDRVMEEIPCEIYVRGREDTAQGSLSIDF, from the exons TGCTGCTGGTAACGATCCTTGTGGTGGAAGGGATTGCTGTTGCACAGAAGACACAGG GTGGGCAAAATATTGGAGTGAACCGCATCCCTCCCACCCAGTGCGACAACTGGGTACGGACAAGCAATGGAGGGCATTTTGCTTCCCCAAACTACCCCAACATGTACCCACCAAATCAAGAGTGCATCTATATCTTAGAAG CCGCTCCACGACAAAGAATCGAGTTGACCTTTGATGAACCTTATTACATAGAACCCTCATTTGAATGTCGGTTTGATCATCTGGAGGTTCGAGATGGGCCTTTTGGTTTCTCCCCCCTCATTAATCGCTACTGTGGTCTGAAAAGTCCTGCACTAATTAGATCAACAGGGAGATTTATGTGGATCAAGTTTACTTCTGATGAGGAGCTGGAAGGAAAGGGATTTCAAGCAAAGTACTCGTTCATACCAG ATCCCGACTTCACTTACCTAGGAGGTATTTTAAATCCCATCCCAG ACTGCCAATTTGAGCTCTCAGGAGCTGATGGAATAGTACGGTCCAGTCAAgtagaacaagaagaaaaaacaaaaccggGGCAAGCAGTTGACTGCATATGGACAATTAAGGCTACTCCAAATGCTAAG ATCTATTTGCGGTTTCTCGACTATCAAATGGAGCATTCAAATGAATGCAAAAGAAATTTCGTTGCTGTGTACGACGGCAGTAGTTCTATCGAAAACCTGAAGGCCAAGTTCTGCAGCACGGTGGCCAACGACGTGACGCTGCAGACGGGCACCGGCGTGGTGCGGATGTGGGCCGACGAGGGCAGCaggctcagccgcttcagaatgCTCTTCACTTCATTCGTGGATC ctccctgctcaGGCAACACTTACTTCTGCCATAGCAACATGTGCATCAATAATTCTTTAGTCTGCAATGGCATTCAAAACTGTGCATACCCGTGGGACGAGAACCACTGCAGAG aaaagaaaaaaactggaTTGTTTGAACAAATCACCAAAACTCATGGAACAATCATTGGCATCACATCAGGGATAGTTTTAGTTCTTCTCATAATTTCAATTCTAGTACAAGTAAAGCAACCACGCAAAAAGGTTATGGCTTGCAAGACTGCTTTCAATAAAACTGGTTTCCAGGAAGTATTTGATCCTCCACATTATGAACTGTTCTCACTGAGGGACAAGGAAATTTCTGCAGATTTggcagatttatcagaagaactTGAAAACTACCAGAAAATGAGACGCCCTTCAACAGCTTCCAGGTGCATTCACGACCACCACTGTGGCTCCCAGGCCTCTAATCTAAAACAAAGCAGGACCAACCTCAGCTCCATGGACCTGCCCTTTCGCAACGACTTTGCGCAGCCCCAGCCCATGAAAACGTTTAATAGCACATTCAAGAAAAGTAGTTACACTTTCAAACAAGCGCACGACTGCCCGGAGCAAGTCATAGAAGACAGGGTGATGGAGGAGATCCCGTGTGAGATCTACGTTAGAGGAAGAGAAGATACAGCACAAGGTTCCTTATCTATTGATTTTTAA
- the NETO2 gene encoding neuropilin and tolloid-like protein 2 isoform X3, with amino-acid sequence MALHKLCSVLEVLLVTILVVEGIAVAQKTQGGQNIGVNRIPPTQCDNWVRTSNGGHFASPNYPNMYPPNQECIYILEAAPRQRIELTFDEPYYIEPSFECRFDHLEVRDGPFGFSPLINRYCGLKSPALIRSTGRFMWIKFTSDEELEGKGFQAKYSFIPARCVFSLDCQFELSGADGIVRSSQVEQEEKTKPGQAVDCIWTIKATPNAKIYLRFLDYQMEHSNECKRNFVAVYDGSSSIENLKAKFCSTVANDVTLQTGTGVVRMWADEGSRLSRFRMLFTSFVDPPCSGNTYFCHSNMCINNSLVCNGIQNCAYPWDENHCREKKKTGLFEQITKTHGTIIGITSGIVLVLLIISILVQVKQPRKKVMACKTAFNKTGFQEVFDPPHYELFSLRDKEISADLADLSEELENYQKMRRPSTASRCIHDHHCGSQASNLKQSRTNLSSMDLPFRNDFAQPQPMKTFNSTFKKSSYTFKQAHDCPEQVIEDRVMEEIPCEIYVRGREDTAQGSLSIDF; translated from the exons TGCTGCTGGTAACGATCCTTGTGGTGGAAGGGATTGCTGTTGCACAGAAGACACAGG GTGGGCAAAATATTGGAGTGAACCGCATCCCTCCCACCCAGTGCGACAACTGGGTACGGACAAGCAATGGAGGGCATTTTGCTTCCCCAAACTACCCCAACATGTACCCACCAAATCAAGAGTGCATCTATATCTTAGAAG CCGCTCCACGACAAAGAATCGAGTTGACCTTTGATGAACCTTATTACATAGAACCCTCATTTGAATGTCGGTTTGATCATCTGGAGGTTCGAGATGGGCCTTTTGGTTTCTCCCCCCTCATTAATCGCTACTGTGGTCTGAAAAGTCCTGCACTAATTAGATCAACAGGGAGATTTATGTGGATCAAGTTTACTTCTGATGAGGAGCTGGAAGGAAAGGGATTTCAAGCAAAGTACTCGTTCATACCAG CAAGGTGTGTGTTCTCCCTAGACTGCCAATTTGAGCTCTCAGGAGCTGATGGAATAGTACGGTCCAGTCAAgtagaacaagaagaaaaaacaaaaccggGGCAAGCAGTTGACTGCATATGGACAATTAAGGCTACTCCAAATGCTAAG ATCTATTTGCGGTTTCTCGACTATCAAATGGAGCATTCAAATGAATGCAAAAGAAATTTCGTTGCTGTGTACGACGGCAGTAGTTCTATCGAAAACCTGAAGGCCAAGTTCTGCAGCACGGTGGCCAACGACGTGACGCTGCAGACGGGCACCGGCGTGGTGCGGATGTGGGCCGACGAGGGCAGCaggctcagccgcttcagaatgCTCTTCACTTCATTCGTGGATC ctccctgctcaGGCAACACTTACTTCTGCCATAGCAACATGTGCATCAATAATTCTTTAGTCTGCAATGGCATTCAAAACTGTGCATACCCGTGGGACGAGAACCACTGCAGAG aaaagaaaaaaactggaTTGTTTGAACAAATCACCAAAACTCATGGAACAATCATTGGCATCACATCAGGGATAGTTTTAGTTCTTCTCATAATTTCAATTCTAGTACAAGTAAAGCAACCACGCAAAAAGGTTATGGCTTGCAAGACTGCTTTCAATAAAACTGGTTTCCAGGAAGTATTTGATCCTCCACATTATGAACTGTTCTCACTGAGGGACAAGGAAATTTCTGCAGATTTggcagatttatcagaagaactTGAAAACTACCAGAAAATGAGACGCCCTTCAACAGCTTCCAGGTGCATTCACGACCACCACTGTGGCTCCCAGGCCTCTAATCTAAAACAAAGCAGGACCAACCTCAGCTCCATGGACCTGCCCTTTCGCAACGACTTTGCGCAGCCCCAGCCCATGAAAACGTTTAATAGCACATTCAAGAAAAGTAGTTACACTTTCAAACAAGCGCACGACTGCCCGGAGCAAGTCATAGAAGACAGGGTGATGGAGGAGATCCCGTGTGAGATCTACGTTAGAGGAAGAGAAGATACAGCACAAGGTTCCTTATCTATTGATTTTTAA
- the NETO2 gene encoding neuropilin and tolloid-like protein 2 isoform X2 → MALHKLCSVLEVLLVTILVVEGIAVAQKTQGGQNIGVNRIPPTQCDNWVRTSNGGHFASPNYPNMYPPNQECIYILEAAPRQRIELTFDEPYYIEPSFECRFDHLEVRDGPFGFSPLINRYCGLKSPALIRSTGRFMWIKFTSDEELEGKGFQAKYSFIPDPDFTYLGGILNPIPDCQFELSGADGIVRSSQVEQEEKTKPGQAVDCIWTIKATPNAKIYLRFLDYQMEHSNECKRNFVAVYDGSSSIENLKAKFCSTVANDVTLQTGTGVVRMWADEGSRLSRFRMLFTSFVDPPCSGNTYFCHSNMCINNSLVCNGIQNCAYPWDENHCREKKKTGLFEQITKTHGTIIGITSGIVLVLLIISILVQVKQPRKKVMACKTAFNKTGFQEVFDPPHYELFSLRDKEISADLADLSEELENYQKMRRPSTASRCIHDHHCGSQASNLKQSRTNLSSMDLPFRNDFAQPQPMKTFNSTFKKSSYTFKQAHDCPEQVIEDRVMEEIPCEIYVRGREDTAQGTYLVEE, encoded by the exons TGCTGCTGGTAACGATCCTTGTGGTGGAAGGGATTGCTGTTGCACAGAAGACACAGG GTGGGCAAAATATTGGAGTGAACCGCATCCCTCCCACCCAGTGCGACAACTGGGTACGGACAAGCAATGGAGGGCATTTTGCTTCCCCAAACTACCCCAACATGTACCCACCAAATCAAGAGTGCATCTATATCTTAGAAG CCGCTCCACGACAAAGAATCGAGTTGACCTTTGATGAACCTTATTACATAGAACCCTCATTTGAATGTCGGTTTGATCATCTGGAGGTTCGAGATGGGCCTTTTGGTTTCTCCCCCCTCATTAATCGCTACTGTGGTCTGAAAAGTCCTGCACTAATTAGATCAACAGGGAGATTTATGTGGATCAAGTTTACTTCTGATGAGGAGCTGGAAGGAAAGGGATTTCAAGCAAAGTACTCGTTCATACCAG ATCCCGACTTCACTTACCTAGGAGGTATTTTAAATCCCATCCCAG ACTGCCAATTTGAGCTCTCAGGAGCTGATGGAATAGTACGGTCCAGTCAAgtagaacaagaagaaaaaacaaaaccggGGCAAGCAGTTGACTGCATATGGACAATTAAGGCTACTCCAAATGCTAAG ATCTATTTGCGGTTTCTCGACTATCAAATGGAGCATTCAAATGAATGCAAAAGAAATTTCGTTGCTGTGTACGACGGCAGTAGTTCTATCGAAAACCTGAAGGCCAAGTTCTGCAGCACGGTGGCCAACGACGTGACGCTGCAGACGGGCACCGGCGTGGTGCGGATGTGGGCCGACGAGGGCAGCaggctcagccgcttcagaatgCTCTTCACTTCATTCGTGGATC ctccctgctcaGGCAACACTTACTTCTGCCATAGCAACATGTGCATCAATAATTCTTTAGTCTGCAATGGCATTCAAAACTGTGCATACCCGTGGGACGAGAACCACTGCAGAG aaaagaaaaaaactggaTTGTTTGAACAAATCACCAAAACTCATGGAACAATCATTGGCATCACATCAGGGATAGTTTTAGTTCTTCTCATAATTTCAATTCTAGTACAAGTAAAGCAACCACGCAAAAAGGTTATGGCTTGCAAGACTGCTTTCAATAAAACTGGTTTCCAGGAAGTATTTGATCCTCCACATTATGAACTGTTCTCACTGAGGGACAAGGAAATTTCTGCAGATTTggcagatttatcagaagaactTGAAAACTACCAGAAAATGAGACGCCCTTCAACAGCTTCCAGGTGCATTCACGACCACCACTGTGGCTCCCAGGCCTCTAATCTAAAACAAAGCAGGACCAACCTCAGCTCCATGGACCTGCCCTTTCGCAACGACTTTGCGCAGCCCCAGCCCATGAAAACGTTTAATAGCACATTCAAGAAAAGTAGTTACACTTTCAAACAAGCGCACGACTGCCCGGAGCAAGTCATAGAAGACAGGGTGATGGAGGAGATCCCGTGTGAGATCTACGTTAGAGGAAGAGAAGATACAGCACAAG GTACCTATCTAGTGGAGGAATAA
- the NETO2 gene encoding neuropilin and tolloid-like protein 2 isoform X4: MALHKLCSVLEVLLVTILVVEGIAVAQKTQGGQNIGVNRIPPTQCDNWVRTSNGGHFASPNYPNMYPPNQECIYILEAAPRQRIELTFDEPYYIEPSFECRFDHLEVRDGPFGFSPLINRYCGLKSPALIRSTGRFMWIKFTSDEELEGKGFQAKYSFIPDCQFELSGADGIVRSSQVEQEEKTKPGQAVDCIWTIKATPNAKIYLRFLDYQMEHSNECKRNFVAVYDGSSSIENLKAKFCSTVANDVTLQTGTGVVRMWADEGSRLSRFRMLFTSFVDPPCSGNTYFCHSNMCINNSLVCNGIQNCAYPWDENHCREKKKTGLFEQITKTHGTIIGITSGIVLVLLIISILVQVKQPRKKVMACKTAFNKTGFQEVFDPPHYELFSLRDKEISADLADLSEELENYQKMRRPSTASRCIHDHHCGSQASNLKQSRTNLSSMDLPFRNDFAQPQPMKTFNSTFKKSSYTFKQAHDCPEQVIEDRVMEEIPCEIYVRGREDTAQGSLSIDF, encoded by the exons TGCTGCTGGTAACGATCCTTGTGGTGGAAGGGATTGCTGTTGCACAGAAGACACAGG GTGGGCAAAATATTGGAGTGAACCGCATCCCTCCCACCCAGTGCGACAACTGGGTACGGACAAGCAATGGAGGGCATTTTGCTTCCCCAAACTACCCCAACATGTACCCACCAAATCAAGAGTGCATCTATATCTTAGAAG CCGCTCCACGACAAAGAATCGAGTTGACCTTTGATGAACCTTATTACATAGAACCCTCATTTGAATGTCGGTTTGATCATCTGGAGGTTCGAGATGGGCCTTTTGGTTTCTCCCCCCTCATTAATCGCTACTGTGGTCTGAAAAGTCCTGCACTAATTAGATCAACAGGGAGATTTATGTGGATCAAGTTTACTTCTGATGAGGAGCTGGAAGGAAAGGGATTTCAAGCAAAGTACTCGTTCATACCAG ACTGCCAATTTGAGCTCTCAGGAGCTGATGGAATAGTACGGTCCAGTCAAgtagaacaagaagaaaaaacaaaaccggGGCAAGCAGTTGACTGCATATGGACAATTAAGGCTACTCCAAATGCTAAG ATCTATTTGCGGTTTCTCGACTATCAAATGGAGCATTCAAATGAATGCAAAAGAAATTTCGTTGCTGTGTACGACGGCAGTAGTTCTATCGAAAACCTGAAGGCCAAGTTCTGCAGCACGGTGGCCAACGACGTGACGCTGCAGACGGGCACCGGCGTGGTGCGGATGTGGGCCGACGAGGGCAGCaggctcagccgcttcagaatgCTCTTCACTTCATTCGTGGATC ctccctgctcaGGCAACACTTACTTCTGCCATAGCAACATGTGCATCAATAATTCTTTAGTCTGCAATGGCATTCAAAACTGTGCATACCCGTGGGACGAGAACCACTGCAGAG aaaagaaaaaaactggaTTGTTTGAACAAATCACCAAAACTCATGGAACAATCATTGGCATCACATCAGGGATAGTTTTAGTTCTTCTCATAATTTCAATTCTAGTACAAGTAAAGCAACCACGCAAAAAGGTTATGGCTTGCAAGACTGCTTTCAATAAAACTGGTTTCCAGGAAGTATTTGATCCTCCACATTATGAACTGTTCTCACTGAGGGACAAGGAAATTTCTGCAGATTTggcagatttatcagaagaactTGAAAACTACCAGAAAATGAGACGCCCTTCAACAGCTTCCAGGTGCATTCACGACCACCACTGTGGCTCCCAGGCCTCTAATCTAAAACAAAGCAGGACCAACCTCAGCTCCATGGACCTGCCCTTTCGCAACGACTTTGCGCAGCCCCAGCCCATGAAAACGTTTAATAGCACATTCAAGAAAAGTAGTTACACTTTCAAACAAGCGCACGACTGCCCGGAGCAAGTCATAGAAGACAGGGTGATGGAGGAGATCCCGTGTGAGATCTACGTTAGAGGAAGAGAAGATACAGCACAAGGTTCCTTATCTATTGATTTTTAA